In one Nicotiana sylvestris chromosome 8, ASM39365v2, whole genome shotgun sequence genomic region, the following are encoded:
- the LOC138876278 gene encoding uncharacterized mitochondrial protein AtMg00810-like produces the protein MVSNKLPELGLRDLVYFYFILVSNAVDLILPYSLSMMQKELLLLYVGDIIVTGSNSRQIGEVAQKLGHEFAMKGLGSLSYFLGIEVSYFPRGIHLNKSKYANDLFRKVDMTNVKIVHTPLAQKHGLQEAAGKAVDPSAYKSIVERLQYLTLTRADITHVVNLASQFMQNPNSMHLQEVKRILRYVKGTINHRLRIISQSSFRLHGFSNADWTRCTVTRRYTTGYGIYLGANCVSWSSRKQNIVVRSSAEA, from the coding sequence ATGGTCTCAAACAAGCTCCCAGAGCTTGGTTTGAGAGATTTAGTCTATTTTTACTTCATCTTAGTTTCAAATGCAGTCGACCTGATTCTTCCTTATTCTCTTTCCATGATGCAAAAGGAATTACTTCTGTTATATGTAGGTGATATAATTGTAACAGGAAGCAACTCAAGGCAGATAGGGGAAGTAGCGCAAAAGCTGGGGCATGAATTTGCTATGAAGGGTCTTGGATCCTTGAGTTACTTTTTAGGCATCGAAGTAAGCTATTTTCCTCGGGGAATCCATTTGAATAAAAGCAAATATGCAAATGATTTGTTTAGAAAAGTGGATATGACAAATGTAAAAATAGTGCATACTCCACTAGCTCAGAAGCATGGTCTACAAGAAGCAGCTGGCAAAGCAGTTGATCCCTCAGCTTACAAAAGCATTGTAGAAAGATTGCAGTACCTCACACTCACAAGAGCAGACATTACTCATGTTGTTAATCTTGCAAGTCAATTCATGCAGAATCCAAACAGCATGCATCTTCAGGAAGTAAAGAGAATATTGAGGTATGTCAAAGGAACCATTAATCATAGACTGAGAATCATATCACAGTCCTCTTTCAGGCTGCATGGATTCTCAAATGCAGACTGGACAAGATGTACCGTTACAAGGAGGTATACTACTGGATATGGTATATACCTTGGTGCAAATTGTGTCTCCTGGTCATCAAGAAAGCAGAACATTGTTGTAAGGTCAAGTGCGGAAGCTTAG